The segment ACTAACAACTCACAAGTTTAAAACCCTCGAGATGAAGGACTGCCTCCGTTCGATCCGAACTACTTCGAAACAACTCAATTGAGGTAAGAGAACGTAAGACCTTTCATCGTCGTTAAGTCCCACAATGGGTTCATGAACGCTGTTGAAGAAACTCTACGAATTTAACTGAGGAAGCCGCTGAACTCATCACGTCTCCACCTATGGAACTCGAGTATGAAACTACACCAAGAAAATTTCATATAATAGTTCATCTAAACACTTAATTTCCTTATAAGGCGTTTTAAGTTAGAATTTATTTCTAATAAAGATTAGAAAAGAAAAAAATATTTTATTTACTCCTAACGTACCCCGGATATTTAGATCTATACCATATCGCAGTAATCGCTAAAGTTATCACTAGTATGAACCCGGTTATTGCTACAGATGAGGGCTTAGGATCATAGCCGCTGTAGAAACCGTTAGTTATGGCTGCCGCAACGATCATTAATGCTGTCATCGCTATGATAAACGCCTTCACGTCCCTTTCGTTCTTTCTCCCTACTTTCTCCATAACCTCTTCACCTTCTGCTATATATTAACTTACTAGATATCAACATGCTAACCATCACCGCTAGGAAGAACTCTATACTGCTAACGGCCATTTGTAGGTCTCTAATATGTGGCCAGATGCGCACCCACCTGCCATTCTAGCTCCGAACAGGACAAGGTAAGCACCTATGAACGCTCCAAACGCTCTCTTCACTTCGCTATCTCCAAATCTAGTAGTCCAAGTTTTTGGCATCCATTTATTAAACGCTTGGAATCTACGAGTTACGAATACAGCAGCTAGGAACGCTCCCAATAAGGTTCCTATGTCGCTATAAGGTTCCCAACCAATAGTATCAAACACTAATTTACTGTATGAAAAGGTTGGCAACCATAAGTAGCCAGCTATCCAACTGTAGGTTGTTGACTCTCCAAATATTTGGTGCAAGAACATTTCTAACACCACTGTAGCTCCAATAATTACTCCAATGAACGTTAGGAGTCCCCTCAAATCAGAGCTGGGAGCCCAATACTCGTTCGCGCTTTTCGCTAATCTGTCATCAGGTCCT is part of the Metallosphaera cuprina Ar-4 genome and harbors:
- a CDS encoding YeeE/YedE thiosulfate transporter family protein is translated as MSDYELAMHRETSEMLVEGSAMPQGPDDRLAKSANEYWAPSSDLRGLLTFIGVIIGATVVLEMFLHQIFGESTTYSWIAGYLWLPTFSYSKLVFDTIGWEPYSDIGTLLGAFLAAVFVTRRFQAFNKWMPKTWTTRFGDSEVKRAFGAFIGAYLVLFGARMAGGCASGHILETYKWPLAV